In Acidimicrobiales bacterium, the DNA window CTGAGGCGGCCCTCCCCAAGATCGTCGAGGGCATGCTGACGGGCTGGTACAAGGATCACGTGCTGCTCGACCAGCCGTTCGCCAAGGACGACAAGAAGTCCGTGGCCCAGGTGCTCGGCGACGCCAAGCTCGTGCGTTTCGCCCAGGTGGTCGTCGGCGGTTGACGGGTCACGCCGGCCGGTCGGCAGGCCCGGCTCCGGTCCGACATCCCGGAGGCCCGGCGCACCGATGACCACTGCCCGCTGGCGCCGCGTCGTCCTGAAGCTGTCGGGAGAGGCGTTCGCCAGCGCGGCCTCCGACGAGACCATCGACGGCACCGTGGTCGACCGGCTGGCCGCCGAGATCGCCGCCGCCAGGGTCGAGCTGGACGTGGAGATCGCGGTCGTGTGCGGCGGCGGCAACATCTGGCGGGGCACCACCGGCACCGGGGCGGGCATGGACCGGGCCACCGCCGACTACATGGGCATGCTGGCCACGGTCATCAACGGGCTGGCCCTCCAGGACGCGCTCGAGCGACACGGCCAGCAGACCCGGGTGCTCTCGGCCATCCAGATGGCCGAGATCGCCGAGCCGTACATCCGCCGCCGCGCCATCCGGCACCTCGAGAAGGGGCGGGTCGTCGTGTTCGCGGCGGGCATGGGCAACCCGTTCTTCACCACCGACACGCCGGCCGCCCTGCGGGCCGTCGAGATCGACGCCCAGGTCCTGCTCAAGGGGACGCACGGCGGCGTGGACGGCGTGTACTCGGCCGATCCCAGGCTCGACAAGACGGCCACCCGCTTCGACGAGATTACCTTCAAGGAGGTGCTCGACAAGGACCTGCGGGTCATGGACCTCACGGCGATCACCTTCTGCAAGGACAACGCCCTGCCCGTCCTGGTCTTCGACGTCATGACGCCGGGCAACGTCCGCAGGGCCCTCCTCGGCGAGCCGATCGGTACATTGGTCGGGTGAGCG includes these proteins:
- the pyrH gene encoding UMP kinase; the encoded protein is MTTARWRRVVLKLSGEAFASAASDETIDGTVVDRLAAEIAAARVELDVEIAVVCGGGNIWRGTTGTGAGMDRATADYMGMLATVINGLALQDALERHGQQTRVLSAIQMAEIAEPYIRRRAIRHLEKGRVVVFAAGMGNPFFTTDTPAALRAVEIDAQVLLKGTHGGVDGVYSADPRLDKTATRFDEITFKEVLDKDLRVMDLTAITFCKDNALPVLVFDVMTPGNVRRALLGEPIGTLVG